A genomic segment from Alistipes senegalensis JC50 encodes:
- a CDS encoding Lrp/AsnC family transcriptional regulator, which produces MKTSLDAIDRKILKYLIKNARMPFLEIARECGISGAAIHQRIRKLDEAGVILGSRLIVDPKMMGFDVCAHISITLKDPQLLKKTVEELRKVPEIVECHFITGNGNILVKLYCVDNEHLMRTIFDGILRIQGIATTETNISLQEVFQREVNIDFIEE; this is translated from the coding sequence ATGAAAACCTCATTGGACGCGATAGACCGCAAGATCCTCAAATACCTCATCAAGAACGCCCGCATGCCTTTCCTGGAGATCGCCCGCGAATGCGGCATTTCGGGTGCGGCCATCCACCAGCGCATCCGCAAGCTGGACGAGGCCGGCGTGATTCTCGGCAGCCGCCTGATCGTCGATCCCAAGATGATGGGCTTCGATGTCTGCGCCCACATCAGCATCACGCTCAAAGACCCGCAGTTGCTGAAGAAGACCGTCGAGGAGCTGCGCAAGGTCCCCGAGATCGTGGAGTGCCATTTCATCACGGGCAACGGCAATATTCTGGTGAAACTCTACTGCGTGGACAACGAACACCTCATGCGCACGATCTTCGACGGCATCCTGCGCATTCAGGGTATCGCCACCACCGAAACGAACATCTCGTTGCAGGAGGTTTTCCAGCGCGAGGTGAACATCGACTTTATCGAGGAGTAG
- a CDS encoding glycoside hydrolase family 2 TIM barrel-domain containing protein, with translation MKKLILTLLCACTAAGLRARSNEWLDPAVNEINRLPMRASYFAYESAEAARKGDPRVSERFLDLDGTWKFSWVRNADQRPADFFRTDYDDRSWSTMPVPGLWELNGYGDPVYLNVGYAWREQFENNPPEVPTAENHVGSYRREIEIPAAWSDKQVIAHFGSVTSNIYLWVNGRFVGYSEDSKLEAEFDITRFVKPGKNLFAFQVFRWCDGTYLEDQDFFRLSGVGRDCFLYARDKRHIADVRLDATLSENYTRGRLSVELALPAATRGCTAEVTLTDPDGKAVASETAKLFGTIARLVLDAGRVQPWSAEIPALYGVTVTLKDPAGKTIEIIPLRAGFREVKIEGGQLLVNGQPVLIKGANRHEMDPDGGYVVSEERMIEDIRILKENNFNAVRTCHYPDDARWYALCDRYGLYLVAEANLESHGMGYDEKTLAKNPAYAQAHLERNIRNVRRNINHPSVIVWSLGNEAGDGPNFDACYDWIKAYDPSRPVHYERAIYSPGSRNTDITCPMYWDYERCEKYLKDNPRKPLIQCEYAHAMGNSLGGFGEYWALIRQYPHYQGGFIWDFVDQGLRKTGKNGAMIYGYGGDWNPYDASDWNFCDNGLISPDRVPNPHMHEARYWQQPVWTTLGADRRTLTVFNENFFRPLDNCYLRWTVLRDGEPVRSGIVADLRVAPQQTAAVVLPLDPETLPADGELLLNVEYRLCDAEPLLAPDHRMAYQQFTLRAAAPEPLAVAERMADRHNSIGTLTVRDDDRNYLIVESPAARIDFRRADGLITRYEADGMRLLDAGAVVEPNFWRAPTDNDFGAKLNEKNRVWADPGLTLVSLDHTLSDGVAVVTARYDLRRVTGRLEIEYRIDNAGEILIRQTLHAAADKGEPDLLRFGMRMRMPAAYDRIDYYGRGPWENYADRKDGALVGRYRQTVDEQFYPYIRPQETGTKSDVRRWRQHDIAGRGVEITASEPFSASALHYAQEALDEGLTKQQGHSQEIEPDDAVWLCIDKAQYGLGCIDSWGALPLREYRMPYGNYEFLFRITPVR, from the coding sequence ATGAAAAAACTGATCCTGACCCTGTTGTGCGCATGCACGGCCGCCGGACTCCGGGCCCGGAGCAACGAATGGCTCGATCCCGCGGTGAATGAAATCAACCGCCTGCCGATGCGGGCTTCGTATTTCGCCTACGAATCCGCAGAAGCCGCCCGGAAGGGCGACCCGCGCGTCTCGGAACGCTTCCTCGACCTCGACGGGACGTGGAAATTCTCGTGGGTCCGCAACGCCGACCAGCGTCCCGCGGATTTCTTCCGCACGGACTACGACGACCGCTCGTGGAGCACGATGCCCGTTCCGGGGCTCTGGGAACTGAACGGCTACGGCGATCCGGTCTACCTCAACGTCGGCTACGCCTGGCGCGAGCAATTTGAAAACAATCCGCCCGAGGTGCCCACGGCCGAAAACCACGTCGGCTCCTACCGCCGTGAAATCGAAATTCCCGCCGCGTGGTCGGACAAACAGGTCATCGCCCATTTCGGGTCCGTCACCTCGAACATCTACCTGTGGGTCAACGGACGGTTCGTCGGTTACAGCGAGGATTCGAAACTCGAGGCCGAGTTCGACATCACGCGCTTCGTGAAGCCCGGCAAGAATCTCTTCGCTTTTCAGGTCTTCCGCTGGTGCGACGGCACTTATCTCGAAGATCAGGACTTCTTCCGCCTCTCGGGCGTGGGCCGCGACTGCTTCCTCTATGCCCGCGACAAACGCCATATCGCCGACGTGCGGCTCGACGCGACCCTCTCGGAGAACTACACCCGCGGCCGGCTCTCCGTGGAGCTGGCTCTCCCCGCAGCGACCCGGGGCTGCACGGCGGAGGTGACGCTCACGGACCCCGACGGCAAGGCCGTAGCTTCTGAAACGGCGAAACTCTTCGGTACGATAGCCCGTCTCGTGCTCGACGCCGGGCGGGTGCAGCCGTGGTCGGCGGAGATTCCCGCGCTCTACGGCGTCACGGTGACCCTGAAAGATCCGGCCGGAAAAACGATCGAAATCATCCCCCTGCGTGCGGGCTTCCGCGAGGTGAAGATCGAGGGCGGACAGCTGCTGGTGAACGGGCAGCCGGTACTGATCAAAGGTGCGAACCGCCACGAAATGGACCCCGACGGCGGGTATGTCGTCTCGGAAGAGCGGATGATCGAGGACATCCGCATCCTCAAGGAGAACAATTTCAACGCCGTGCGCACGTGCCACTACCCGGACGACGCCCGCTGGTACGCGCTCTGCGACCGCTACGGACTCTATCTGGTGGCCGAGGCCAACCTCGAATCGCACGGCATGGGCTACGACGAAAAGACGCTGGCCAAGAATCCCGCCTATGCCCAGGCGCATCTGGAACGCAACATCCGCAACGTGCGGCGCAACATCAACCACCCGTCGGTCATCGTCTGGTCGCTGGGCAACGAGGCGGGCGACGGACCCAATTTCGACGCCTGCTACGACTGGATCAAGGCTTACGATCCCTCGCGGCCGGTCCATTACGAACGGGCGATCTATTCTCCCGGCAGCCGCAACACGGACATCACCTGCCCGATGTACTGGGACTACGAACGGTGCGAAAAATACCTCAAGGACAACCCCCGAAAACCGTTGATTCAATGCGAATATGCGCATGCGATGGGCAATTCGCTGGGCGGATTCGGCGAATACTGGGCGCTGATCCGCCAATATCCGCATTATCAGGGCGGATTCATCTGGGATTTCGTGGATCAGGGCCTGCGCAAGACGGGTAAAAACGGCGCCATGATCTACGGCTACGGCGGCGACTGGAATCCCTACGACGCCTCGGACTGGAATTTCTGCGACAACGGGCTGATCTCGCCCGACCGCGTTCCGAATCCCCACATGCACGAGGCCCGCTACTGGCAGCAGCCCGTGTGGACCACGCTCGGCGCGGACCGGCGCACGCTGACGGTTTTCAATGAAAACTTCTTCCGGCCGCTCGACAACTGCTACCTACGCTGGACGGTGCTCCGCGACGGAGAGCCCGTGCGCAGCGGCATCGTCGCCGACCTGCGCGTCGCCCCGCAGCAAACCGCCGCCGTCGTGCTGCCGCTCGACCCCGAAACGCTGCCCGCCGACGGAGAACTGCTGCTCAACGTGGAATACCGCCTCTGCGACGCCGAACCGCTGCTCGCGCCCGATCACCGCATGGCCTACCAGCAGTTCACGCTGCGTGCGGCCGCACCCGAGCCGCTCGCCGTCGCCGAACGCATGGCCGACCGCCACAATTCGATCGGCACGCTCACGGTCCGCGACGACGACCGCAACTACCTGATCGTCGAAAGCCCCGCCGCACGCATCGACTTCCGCCGCGCCGACGGTCTCATCACCCGCTACGAAGCGGACGGCATGCGCCTGCTCGACGCAGGGGCCGTCGTGGAGCCGAACTTCTGGCGCGCGCCGACGGACAACGACTTCGGGGCGAAGCTCAACGAGAAGAACCGCGTGTGGGCCGATCCGGGGCTGACGCTTGTGTCGCTCGACCACACGCTGTCGGACGGCGTGGCCGTCGTCACGGCCCGCTACGACCTCCGACGTGTGACCGGACGGCTGGAGATCGAATACCGCATCGACAACGCCGGGGAGATCCTGATCCGTCAGACGCTGCACGCCGCTGCGGACAAGGGCGAACCCGACCTGCTGCGCTTCGGCATGCGGATGCGCATGCCCGCCGCCTACGACCGCATCGACTACTACGGCCGCGGGCCGTGGGAGAACTACGCCGACCGCAAGGACGGCGCCCTCGTGGGCCGTTACCGGCAGACCGTGGACGAGCAGTTCTACCCCTACATCCGTCCGCAGGAGACCGGAACCAAGAGCGACGTGCGCCGCTGGCGGCAGCACGACATCGCAGGCCGCGGCGTGGAGATCACGGCCTCGGAGCCCTTCTCGGCCTCGGCCCTGCACTATGCACAAGAGGCGCTGGACGAAGGGCTGACCAAGCAGCAGGGACATTCGCAGGAGATCGAACCCGACGACGCCGTATGGCTCTGCATCGACAAGGCGCAGTACGGTCTGGGGTGCATCGACTCGTGGGGCGCCCTGCCGCTCCGCGAATACCGCATGCCATACGGAAATTACGAATTCCTCTTCCGGATCACGCCGGTCCGGTAA
- a CDS encoding KdsC family phosphatase, with product MGNFKEDIARCGAFVFDVDGVMTDGGIIPTADGDFIRRYNAKDGYALAYAIKMGYKVCIITGGRGRTLENRLRMLGIRHFYIDCMDKITALREYLSNEGLDPQDVIYMGDDIPDLECMRAVGIPVCPADAAAEVIEASRYVSEFRGGEGAVRDIVEQVLRARGDWARDSQGVTPSSLAASR from the coding sequence ATGGGAAACTTCAAAGAAGATATAGCACGCTGCGGGGCGTTCGTGTTCGACGTTGACGGCGTGATGACCGACGGGGGCATCATCCCCACGGCCGACGGCGATTTCATCCGCCGCTACAATGCCAAGGACGGCTATGCGCTGGCCTATGCGATCAAAATGGGTTACAAGGTCTGCATCATCACGGGAGGCCGCGGGCGGACGCTCGAAAACCGTCTTCGGATGCTCGGCATCCGGCATTTTTACATCGACTGCATGGACAAGATCACAGCACTCCGCGAATACCTGTCCAACGAAGGTCTGGACCCGCAGGACGTGATCTACATGGGCGACGACATCCCCGACCTGGAGTGCATGCGCGCGGTCGGAATTCCGGTGTGCCCGGCGGACGCCGCGGCTGAGGTGATCGAGGCTTCGCGTTACGTTTCGGAGTTCCGGGGCGGCGAAGGCGCCGTGCGCGACATCGTCGAGCAGGTTCTCCGCGCCCGCGGCGACTGGGCCCGCGATTCGCAGGGCGTCACCCCCTCGTCGCTCGCCGCATCGCGGTAA
- a CDS encoding Rossmann-like and DUF2520 domain-containing protein codes for MKRVVIIGSGNLAEALARAVAKSGLELVQIFARNAERARIIAELTATDWATHPGMLAQDADIYLIAVSDKAVEHVAATLPIPEGAAVAHTAGSVPLAAIPEKFARRAVFYPMQTFTKGREVDFSVIPVFLETPSAELHPELEAFARQLSGTVIWATSEQRARVHLAAVFACNFANHMYAIGERIVRDAGINFDVLKPLIAETAAKACDARSPLDVQTGPAVRNDFATKARHGDLLSFDLRLKNIYSTISQSIWETSKKI; via the coding sequence ATGAAACGTGTCGTCATCATCGGCAGCGGGAACCTGGCGGAAGCGCTGGCCCGCGCGGTTGCGAAAAGCGGCCTCGAACTCGTGCAGATCTTCGCCCGGAACGCCGAACGGGCCCGCATCATCGCGGAGCTCACGGCTACCGACTGGGCGACACATCCCGGGATGCTCGCCCAAGACGCCGACATCTACCTGATCGCCGTGAGCGACAAGGCCGTGGAGCACGTCGCCGCGACGCTTCCCATCCCCGAGGGCGCCGCCGTCGCCCACACGGCCGGAAGCGTGCCGCTGGCCGCCATCCCGGAGAAATTCGCCCGCCGGGCGGTTTTCTACCCGATGCAGACCTTCACCAAGGGCCGCGAAGTCGATTTCTCGGTCATTCCGGTCTTCCTCGAAACCCCTTCGGCAGAATTGCACCCGGAGTTGGAGGCGTTCGCCCGGCAGCTCTCCGGCACGGTGATCTGGGCCACCTCCGAGCAGCGGGCCCGGGTGCACCTCGCGGCGGTTTTCGCCTGCAATTTCGCCAACCACATGTATGCCATCGGCGAACGCATCGTGCGCGATGCAGGGATTAATTTCGACGTGCTGAAACCGCTGATCGCCGAGACCGCCGCCAAAGCCTGCGACGCCCGCTCGCCGCTCGACGTGCAGACGGGACCCGCCGTGCGCAACGACTTCGCCACGAAGGCCCGCCACGGCGACCTGCTGTCGTTCGACCTCCGACTGAAAAACATCTATTCAACTATAAGTCAAAGCATATGGGAAACTTCAAAGAAGATATAG
- a CDS encoding YihY/virulence factor BrkB family protein, giving the protein MKLSEFLTYFTDTIFRRDVNEWRNPVVRWLVQQYRLLFYTARGLLEHGTIVRSAALTFYTLMSLVPIVAVVFAIVKGFGLAEGLTENLYALFPQNPEIIDYLVGFAENALARTQGGVVAAVALVTLFWAVIRVFGSIESAFNNIWEVKVERSITRQWTDYIAVVMIVPILWIVANAVGKYAQDLVGFDDSWYFELLSRLASMIVIWVMFTFLYIIIPNAKVRFGSALMAGIVAGTIFLLFQWGYVYVQRWMTSYNAIYGSFAALPLFLIWMQTSWEILLFGGELSFAYQNIARFGEERESLLISYDQRRKVLLAVMLTVVRNFRDKGGAMPADEIRARLGLPTRIVNDVLFQLVQAGQLIAVRSGDGERETAFTPAHDIASMTVYGVLEAVERSGQTTFDLGQTPELARVDRELEMLKDSARQSQENVRLTELL; this is encoded by the coding sequence ATGAAACTCAGCGAATTCCTGACATACTTCACCGACACGATCTTCCGGCGCGACGTGAACGAATGGCGCAACCCCGTCGTGCGGTGGCTCGTGCAGCAATACCGCCTGCTGTTCTACACGGCGCGGGGCCTGCTCGAACACGGGACCATCGTCCGCTCGGCAGCGCTCACATTCTACACGCTGATGTCGCTGGTGCCGATCGTCGCCGTGGTCTTCGCCATCGTCAAGGGATTCGGACTCGCGGAGGGCCTCACCGAGAACCTCTACGCCCTCTTCCCGCAGAATCCCGAGATCATCGACTACCTCGTCGGTTTCGCCGAAAACGCCCTGGCCCGCACGCAGGGCGGCGTGGTGGCCGCCGTGGCGCTCGTGACGCTCTTCTGGGCCGTGATCCGGGTCTTCGGGTCGATCGAAAGCGCCTTCAACAACATCTGGGAGGTCAAGGTCGAACGCAGCATCACCCGCCAGTGGACCGACTACATCGCCGTGGTGATGATCGTGCCGATCCTTTGGATCGTGGCCAACGCCGTGGGCAAATACGCCCAGGACCTCGTGGGGTTCGACGACAGCTGGTATTTCGAACTGCTGTCGCGGCTGGCCTCGATGATCGTGATCTGGGTGATGTTCACCTTCCTCTACATCATCATCCCCAACGCCAAGGTCCGCTTCGGCAGCGCCCTGATGGCCGGCATCGTCGCCGGAACCATCTTCCTGCTGTTCCAATGGGGCTATGTCTACGTCCAGCGGTGGATGACCTCCTACAACGCCATCTACGGCAGTTTCGCGGCCCTGCCGCTCTTTTTGATCTGGATGCAGACCTCGTGGGAGATACTCCTCTTCGGCGGCGAGCTGTCGTTCGCCTACCAGAACATAGCGCGTTTCGGCGAGGAGCGCGAATCGCTGCTGATCAGCTACGACCAGCGCCGCAAGGTGCTGCTGGCCGTGATGCTCACCGTGGTCCGGAACTTCCGCGACAAGGGCGGGGCCATGCCCGCGGACGAGATCCGCGCACGGCTCGGCCTGCCCACGCGCATCGTCAACGACGTGTTGTTCCAGCTGGTGCAGGCCGGGCAGCTGATCGCCGTGCGCAGCGGCGACGGCGAACGCGAAACGGCCTTCACTCCGGCCCACGACATCGCGTCGATGACCGTCTACGGGGTGTTGGAAGCGGTCGAACGGTCGGGACAGACCACCTTCGACCTCGGACAGACGCCCGAACTCGCCCGCGTGGACCGCGAACTGGAGATGCTGAAAGACTCGGCCCGCCAGTCGCAGGAGAACGTGCGGCTGACAGAACTGCTATAA
- a CDS encoding THUMP-like domain-containing protein, whose translation MITSEEYTLLLTGEVQRAIAAARDRDPIEVAKDRRVPHARLVATQVKYLARAAQKLPSYAAAQCILPPLAFEQASSEACAAHKRIGGDTVLDLTCGLGVDAFFLSRRFGRVVTLERNDVLARVAAENFSRLGATNIEVVNTSAEEYLRRDGLHFDWIYADPDRRSAEGRKLVRPEDCSPDIIALKPLLNRVSGRLCIKNSPLFDIGEALRLFPDSRVEVVSLDGECKEVLVYADGTGPLVTATALGHGSFSARPGDTVPEPETFDPARCRWLVVPDVALQKARLVRLHLAGKAAVWSENGYGFAAEEPQNVLGRIYAVERIEPYDPKRLKRELKGRGAEVLKRDFPLAAEELMRRLGLHPGAELRLAFTKIGNDFWVIRLK comes from the coding sequence GTGATAACATCCGAAGAATACACCCTCCTGCTGACCGGCGAGGTGCAGCGCGCCATCGCCGCCGCCCGGGACCGCGACCCGATCGAGGTGGCGAAGGACCGCCGGGTCCCCCATGCACGGCTGGTCGCCACGCAGGTCAAATACCTCGCGCGAGCCGCCCAGAAACTCCCGTCGTATGCCGCGGCGCAGTGCATCCTGCCTCCGCTGGCCTTCGAGCAAGCGTCGAGCGAGGCTTGCGCCGCCCACAAACGGATCGGGGGCGACACGGTGCTGGACCTCACCTGCGGACTGGGCGTCGATGCGTTTTTCCTCAGCCGCCGCTTCGGCCGCGTGGTGACGCTCGAACGCAACGACGTACTGGCCCGGGTGGCCGCCGAGAATTTTTCGCGGCTGGGCGCGACGAATATCGAAGTCGTGAACACCTCCGCCGAGGAGTATCTCCGGCGCGACGGCCTGCATTTCGACTGGATCTACGCCGACCCCGACCGCCGCTCAGCCGAGGGCCGCAAGCTGGTGCGGCCGGAGGATTGTTCGCCCGACATCATCGCCCTGAAACCGCTTCTCAACCGGGTTTCGGGGCGTCTGTGCATCAAGAACTCCCCGCTCTTCGACATCGGCGAGGCCCTGCGGCTCTTCCCCGACAGCCGCGTGGAGGTCGTCTCGCTCGACGGCGAATGCAAAGAGGTGCTCGTCTACGCCGACGGCACGGGGCCGCTCGTCACCGCCACGGCCCTCGGGCACGGCTCCTTCTCGGCCCGGCCCGGCGACACGGTGCCCGAACCGGAAACGTTCGACCCGGCACGCTGCCGCTGGCTCGTGGTCCCCGACGTGGCCCTGCAAAAAGCCCGGCTGGTCCGGCTCCATCTCGCGGGAAAGGCCGCCGTCTGGAGCGAAAACGGCTACGGATTCGCCGCCGAAGAGCCGCAGAACGTGCTCGGACGGATTTACGCCGTCGAGCGGATCGAACCCTACGATCCCAAACGGTTGAAACGCGAACTGAAAGGCCGCGGGGCCGAGGTGCTCAAACGCGACTTCCCGCTGGCGGCGGAGGAGCTGATGCGCCGCCTCGGACTGCATCCCGGAGCGGAACTGCGGCTGGCTTTCACGAAAATCGGGAACGATTTTTGGGTTATCCGCTTAAAATAA
- a CDS encoding ComEC/Rec2 family competence protein has translation MKASRIYERLDRMPVLKLLVPFAAGIALASRYELPLWFLAGAFVCTGVMALLLRSQASAVGMLLTAGFAAAQLRTPSPTVPRDIGTVYEITVEGFPADRGRYATADASVAAWRDPADGHWHPSDARVRLYVDSLTDLQPGECLRCRGTVRPFRGGAESYRRLMRRRGYAGTLRVSERTILERLPQQYAGLHRTAVERLARLPIKPEAAAIVEAMAAGERRGITPELRARFSRSGLSHLLAVSGLHTGIVFVLINAVLWWLPLLRRGHLLKNLLAAGAVWLFVAAAGFPPSAVRAAVMCTVLQAALASASEYVGMNALATAAFGMLLWNPNWLGDISFQLSFLAVAGILAWGVPLCRRCRTRWKGLNIVIDAYLIGLVATVATAPLVAHTFGVVPLAGLAVNPPAIALAGVVVFGGALWMLAPVGFLAPAFGFVTGTAAEGIDALARLTASLPGGAADYTLGGWQTATLYLVFVLATAAAWSAEPKKSVPLRT, from the coding sequence ATGAAAGCGTCCCGAATATACGAACGGCTCGACCGCATGCCCGTCCTGAAACTCCTCGTGCCGTTCGCGGCCGGGATCGCGCTGGCAAGCCGATACGAACTGCCCCTGTGGTTTCTCGCAGGGGCTTTCGTATGCACGGGAGTCATGGCCCTGCTGCTCCGCTCGCAGGCGTCGGCCGTGGGAATGCTCCTCACGGCGGGATTCGCCGCGGCACAGCTCCGGACGCCTTCGCCCACCGTGCCGCGGGACATTGGAACCGTTTACGAAATCACCGTGGAGGGATTTCCCGCCGACCGGGGCCGGTATGCCACGGCCGACGCTTCGGTGGCGGCATGGCGCGACCCCGCGGACGGGCATTGGCACCCCTCCGACGCCCGGGTCCGGCTCTACGTCGATTCGCTCACCGACCTGCAACCCGGCGAATGCCTCCGTTGCCGCGGTACGGTACGGCCTTTCCGGGGCGGAGCGGAGAGCTACCGCCGCCTGATGCGGCGAAGGGGCTATGCCGGAACGCTGCGGGTCTCGGAGCGGACGATCCTCGAACGCCTGCCGCAGCAATACGCCGGATTGCACCGCACCGCCGTCGAACGCCTCGCCCGGCTGCCGATAAAGCCGGAGGCCGCGGCCATCGTCGAAGCGATGGCGGCCGGCGAACGGCGGGGCATCACCCCGGAACTCCGCGCCCGCTTCTCCCGCAGCGGACTTTCGCACCTGCTGGCCGTGTCGGGACTTCACACGGGGATCGTCTTCGTACTCATCAACGCCGTGCTGTGGTGGCTGCCGCTGCTGCGCCGGGGACACCTGCTGAAAAACCTGCTGGCAGCCGGGGCCGTGTGGCTCTTCGTCGCGGCGGCGGGATTTCCGCCGAGCGCCGTGCGGGCCGCCGTGATGTGCACCGTCTTGCAGGCGGCATTGGCCTCGGCCTCGGAATACGTCGGGATGAACGCCCTCGCAACGGCGGCGTTCGGAATGCTGCTGTGGAATCCCAACTGGTTAGGGGACATCAGTTTCCAGCTCTCGTTCCTCGCCGTGGCGGGCATCCTCGCGTGGGGCGTGCCGCTCTGCCGTCGCTGCCGGACCCGGTGGAAAGGGCTGAACATCGTGATCGACGCCTACCTGATCGGACTCGTCGCAACCGTCGCCACGGCGCCGCTCGTCGCCCACACCTTCGGCGTCGTGCCGCTGGCAGGACTGGCCGTCAATCCGCCGGCTATCGCGTTGGCCGGGGTCGTGGTGTTCGGCGGGGCGCTGTGGATGCTCGCGCCGGTCGGGTTTCTCGCCCCGGCGTTCGGATTCGTGACGGGCACGGCGGCCGAAGGGATCGACGCGCTGGCCCGGCTGACCGCCTCGCTGCCGGGCGGAGCGGCGGATTACACCCTCGGAGGATGGCAGACGGCGACGCTGTACCTCGTCTTCGTCCTTGCGACCGCCGCGGCATGGAGTGCCGAACCGAAAAAAAGCGTACCTTTGCGGACGTGA
- a CDS encoding substrate-binding domain-containing protein, whose amino-acid sequence MDRKNYKIKDIAAMAGVSVGTVDRVLHNRGDVSEKSRKKVEQVLEKILYRPNLLVSSIGVKRKITLAIVLPSHQQGEYWEQIEKGIHQALYDFSKIRTETKTFYYDQFDLYSCRTAYSQALEYACDAMIIGPTFREETVLFSRKLDEQGTPYVFIDTLIPSCNQRAFFGPDSRMLGYIEAKLLSDVIGEEKDIAILHAVRSGNESSLQTVVRKAGFFEYFDTVSSKNRFLYANYYSQDIEQSWKEFDRLFSGENDIGGAVLFNSRSYIFASYLEHHGITGVKVIGCGVTQKNIEYLKKGYLSFLLSERPDVQGYQSIKYVLEYILYGQHEQIIKHTPIEILIRENIDSLF is encoded by the coding sequence ATGGACCGCAAAAATTATAAGATCAAGGATATCGCCGCAATGGCCGGCGTATCGGTCGGTACGGTCGATCGGGTGCTGCACAACCGGGGCGACGTTTCGGAAAAAAGCAGGAAGAAGGTGGAACAGGTGCTCGAAAAGATACTCTACCGCCCCAACCTGCTCGTTTCGTCCATCGGCGTCAAACGCAAAATCACCCTTGCGATCGTCCTTCCCAGCCATCAGCAGGGTGAATATTGGGAACAGATCGAAAAGGGCATCCATCAGGCGCTCTACGACTTTTCGAAGATTCGCACCGAAACGAAAACCTTCTATTACGACCAGTTCGACCTCTATTCCTGCCGCACGGCTTACAGCCAGGCGTTGGAATACGCCTGCGACGCCATGATCATCGGCCCGACTTTCCGCGAGGAAACCGTGCTCTTCTCCCGCAAGCTCGACGAACAGGGAACCCCCTATGTCTTCATCGACACGCTCATCCCGTCGTGCAACCAGCGGGCGTTCTTCGGCCCCGATTCGCGGATGCTCGGATACATCGAGGCCAAACTCCTCTCGGACGTGATCGGCGAAGAAAAAGACATCGCCATCCTGCACGCCGTGCGTTCGGGAAACGAAAGTTCGTTGCAGACGGTCGTGCGCAAAGCCGGGTTCTTCGAATATTTCGACACCGTATCGAGCAAAAACAGATTCCTCTACGCCAATTATTACAGCCAGGACATCGAGCAGAGCTGGAAAGAGTTCGACCGGCTCTTCTCCGGAGAAAACGACATCGGCGGCGCCGTGCTTTTCAACTCCCGGTCATACATTTTCGCCAGCTACCTGGAACACCACGGCATCACCGGAGTCAAGGTGATCGGCTGCGGCGTGACGCAAAAGAACATCGAATATCTGAAAAAAGGCTATCTGTCATTCCTGCTGTCGGAACGCCCCGACGTACAGGGGTACCAAAGCATCAAATACGTACTGGAATACATCCTTTACGGACAGCACGAACAAATCATCAAGCACACGCCGATCGAGATTCTGATCCGCGAAAACATCGACTCGCTATTCTGA
- a CDS encoding 6-phosphogluconolactonase, translating into MDGLIKEFHVDKLHVSIYKTRRQMGMAASAHYLQRLEAILAGQPAARAVFAAAHSQDEFLEGLIEAEDAVFSRIEAFHMDEYIGLPADAPQRFGTFLSRAIFDRKPFRKVHLMNSGAGDGRQECLRYSELLRRAPLDIVSLGIGENGHIAFNDPHEARFDDPETVKITTLDEPCRQQQVHDGEFADISLVPHQAMTLTIPALMSCRCAVGIVPLDRKAKAVHDALYGPISEKCPASILRTHDDAALFLDEGAASLLRI; encoded by the coding sequence ATGGATGGACTCATAAAAGAATTCCACGTTGACAAATTACACGTCTCGATCTACAAAACCCGCCGACAGATGGGAATGGCAGCCTCGGCGCACTACCTGCAACGACTGGAAGCCATCCTCGCCGGCCAGCCCGCAGCCCGGGCCGTATTCGCAGCGGCGCATTCGCAGGATGAATTCCTGGAAGGGCTGATCGAAGCCGAAGATGCCGTATTCAGCCGGATCGAAGCGTTCCATATGGACGAATACATCGGGCTTCCGGCCGATGCGCCGCAGCGTTTCGGCACGTTCCTTTCACGTGCGATCTTCGACCGAAAGCCTTTCCGCAAGGTCCATCTGATGAATTCCGGCGCCGGAGACGGACGCCAGGAGTGCCTTCGTTACAGCGAACTGCTCCGGCGCGCACCGCTGGACATCGTGTCGCTCGGAATCGGGGAGAACGGACACATCGCCTTCAACGACCCGCACGAAGCCCGTTTCGACGATCCCGAAACGGTGAAGATCACCACGCTCGACGAACCGTGCCGCCAGCAGCAGGTCCACGACGGCGAATTCGCCGACATATCGCTCGTTCCGCACCAGGCGATGACGCTGACCATCCCTGCGCTGATGTCATGCCGCTGCGCGGTGGGCATCGTGCCGCTCGACCGCAAGGCAAAAGCCGTGCACGACGCACTTTACGGTCCCATTTCGGAAAAATGCCCGGCTTCGATCCTCCGTACCCACGACGACGCGGCGCTTTTCCTCGACGAAGGAGCGGCTTCGCTGCTGAGAATCTGA